The DNA segment GACGTCGAGAGTTTTTGACTCTGGTTCTCGAGGAGGGATTTTTTGAGGGGAAAAATATGCAGGAAGAATTAAACGCACTTTGGGACCGTTGCTTATCCAGCCTATCCCGCCGGGTCAGCAAACACATGTTCTTTACCTGGTTGAAACCGACCAAGGCGGAGTTCGTCGACACGGACTCTTTCAATATCCTGGTGCCGAATCGATTTGCCGCCAACTGGCTGCGCGAACGCTATCGCAGTCAGATCACCGAAGCACTTGCCGAGATTTCCGGCCGCAATTGGAATTTCGATTTCAAAATCCTGAATTTGCCGATTCAGGCGGAGATGTTTGGCGGCAACGGGAACGGCAATGGCAATCACGTTGAAGTGAGTGACGACGGCGACGAGGTCGAAATCGTTCGTCCCGCAGCGCCGCCACCCAAGCTGAACCCGCGTTACCAATTCGATACTTTCGTGGTTGGCGACTCGAATACCTTTGCTCACGCCGCCTGTGAGGCCGTCGCGGACGCGCCGGGTGAAAACCGTTATAACCCGC comes from the Candidatus Zixiibacteriota bacterium genome and includes:
- a CDS encoding ATP-binding protein; translated protein: MQEELNALWDRCLSSLSRRVSKHMFFTWLKPTKAEFVDTDSFNILVPNRFAANWLRERYRSQITEALAEISGRNWNFDFKILNLPIQAEMFGGNGNGNGNHVEVSDDGDEVEIVRPAAPPPKLNPRYQFDTFVVGDSNTFAHAACEAVADAPGENRYNPLFIYGGVGLGKTHLVQAIGNAVCQTQPHLRVLYVSSEEFTNEFIRSLSTKSVHEFSNRYRTVDLLLLDDIQFFT